From one Holophagales bacterium genomic stretch:
- a CDS encoding iron ABC transporter permease produces the protein MRRTGPFLLALLFLALAALLASLLVGSVSVAPSDALAALAGTGEQATVTIVRDLRLPRALLGLLVGGALALSGAALQALLGNPLADPYLLGVSGGAACGTLFAVILGAGAGGLLGSFALPIASLAGALGAVLLVGLGASVGGRLDRGRLLLSGVVVNALASAILLFLLSFSDAAGARGFVFWMLGSLSGATGDAVLSLAAYAAIGLAVLLPLARAFDALTLGEETAFTLGVPVERAKRVAYVAASLLAAAAVAHAGIIGFVGLLVPHLVRRLTRGHRALLLGSFLGGGILLVASDLLARTLFAPNEISIGAVTALLGAPAFLVLLRRRA, from the coding sequence GTGAGACGCACCGGCCCCTTCCTCCTCGCCCTTCTCTTCCTCGCACTCGCCGCGCTCCTCGCTTCGCTGCTCGTCGGAAGCGTTTCCGTCGCCCCCTCCGACGCCCTGGCAGCGCTCGCGGGAACGGGCGAACAGGCCACCGTGACGATCGTCCGCGACCTCCGCCTCCCGCGCGCCCTGCTCGGCCTCCTCGTCGGCGGCGCGCTCGCCCTCTCGGGCGCGGCCCTCCAGGCCCTCCTCGGCAACCCCCTCGCGGACCCGTACCTTCTCGGCGTCTCGGGGGGCGCAGCCTGCGGCACCCTGTTCGCGGTCATCCTCGGCGCCGGAGCGGGCGGTCTTCTCGGCTCGTTCGCGCTCCCGATCGCATCTCTCGCGGGCGCGCTCGGTGCCGTCCTCCTCGTCGGTCTCGGCGCGTCGGTGGGTGGCAGGCTCGACCGCGGGCGACTTCTCCTGTCGGGCGTCGTCGTGAACGCTCTCGCCTCGGCGATCCTCCTCTTCCTTCTCTCCTTCAGCGACGCGGCCGGCGCGCGCGGCTTCGTGTTCTGGATGCTCGGCTCGCTCTCCGGCGCCACGGGAGACGCCGTGCTCTCCCTCGCCGCGTACGCCGCGATCGGCCTCGCCGTCCTGCTCCCGCTCGCGCGCGCCTTCGACGCGCTGACCCTCGGCGAGGAGACCGCCTTCACGCTCGGTGTCCCGGTGGAGCGGGCCAAACGGGTCGCCTACGTCGCCGCCTCCCTCCTGGCGGCGGCGGCCGTCGCGCACGCGGGAATCATCGGATTCGTCGGCCTCCTCGTCCCCCACCTCGTGAGGCGCCTGACGCGGGGCCACAGGGCGCTCCTTCTCGGCTCCTTCCTGGGAGGCGGAATACTCCTCGTGGCCTCCGACCTCCTCGCGCGGACGCTCTTCGCCCCGAACGAGATCTCGATCGGCGCGGTGACCGCGCTCCTCGGCGCGCCGGCGTTCCTCGTCCTCCTCAGGAGGCGGGCCTGA
- a CDS encoding serine hydroxymethyltransferase, translating into MGRSLSAVDPEIAAAVDAEFARQRDGLELIASENYASRAVLEATGSVLTNKYAEGYPGRRYYGGCENVDVAESLAIARAKKLFSPESPDALHANVQPHSGSQANTAVYLACLKPGDTILGMSLAHGGHLTHGHPLSISGKLYRVVSYGVTRDTETIDYDELARIAEAEKPKLIIAGASAYPRILDFPRFRQVADSVGALLMVDMAHIAGLVATGLHPSPVGHAHFVTTTTHKTLRGPRGGLVLCTPEWAKEIDKAVFPGLQGGPLEHVIAAKAVSFLEALSPEFTTYQQAVLENAKAFAAAVAGQGFRIVSGGTDNHLFLVDLGPKKLTGKVAEKALDHAGITVNKNAIPFDPNPPMVTSGLRLGTPAVTTRGMGLAEMKTIAAWIGEVLAAPEDDAAKAAVKAKVKELTAAFPIY; encoded by the coding sequence ATGGGGCGTTCCCTCTCAGCGGTCGACCCGGAGATCGCCGCCGCCGTCGACGCCGAGTTCGCCCGCCAGCGCGACGGCCTCGAGCTGATCGCCTCGGAGAACTACGCCTCCCGCGCCGTCCTCGAGGCGACGGGCTCGGTCCTGACGAACAAGTACGCCGAGGGCTACCCGGGACGCCGCTACTACGGCGGCTGCGAGAACGTCGACGTCGCCGAGTCGCTCGCGATCGCGCGCGCCAAGAAGCTCTTCTCGCCGGAGAGCCCCGACGCGCTCCACGCGAACGTCCAGCCGCACTCGGGCTCGCAGGCGAACACCGCCGTCTACCTCGCGTGCCTGAAGCCGGGCGACACGATTCTCGGGATGTCGCTCGCCCACGGCGGGCACCTCACCCACGGCCACCCGCTCTCGATCTCGGGCAAGCTGTATCGCGTCGTCTCCTACGGCGTGACGCGGGATACCGAGACGATCGACTACGACGAGCTCGCCCGGATCGCCGAGGCCGAGAAGCCGAAGCTCATCATCGCGGGCGCCTCGGCCTACCCGCGCATCCTCGACTTTCCGCGGTTCCGGCAGGTCGCCGACTCCGTCGGCGCGCTCCTGATGGTCGACATGGCCCACATCGCGGGCCTCGTCGCGACGGGCCTCCACCCCTCGCCCGTCGGCCACGCCCACTTCGTCACGACGACGACCCACAAGACCCTCCGCGGGCCTCGCGGAGGCCTCGTCCTCTGCACGCCCGAATGGGCCAAGGAGATCGACAAGGCGGTCTTCCCGGGCCTGCAGGGCGGGCCGCTCGAGCACGTCATCGCCGCCAAGGCCGTGTCGTTCCTCGAGGCGCTCTCGCCCGAGTTCACGACCTACCAGCAGGCGGTCCTCGAGAACGCGAAGGCCTTCGCGGCCGCCGTCGCCGGCCAGGGCTTCCGGATCGTCTCCGGCGGGACCGACAACCACCTCTTCCTCGTCGACCTCGGCCCGAAGAAGCTGACGGGCAAGGTGGCGGAGAAGGCGCTCGACCACGCCGGGATCACCGTCAACAAGAACGCCATCCCGTTCGACCCGAACCCGCCGATGGTCACGTCGGGACTGCGCCTCGGGACCCCCGCCGTCACGACGCGCGGCATGGGTCTGGCCGAAATGAAGACGATCGCAGCCTGGATCGGCGAGGTCCTCGCCGCGCCCGAGGACGACGCGGCGAAGGCCGCCGTCAAGGCGAAGGTCAAGGAGCTGACGGCCGCGTTCCCGATCTACTAG
- a CDS encoding acetyl-CoA carboxylase carboxyltransferase subunit beta, whose protein sequence is MGKATSLGEGLFLKCDGCRETLYAKEVERNQRVCPKCGFHFRLLVEERLKLLFDDGVFQPLFGDLRATDPLRFRDTKRYRDRLRSYEASAGRPDAIAAGEGKLEGSRVLVAALDYAFMGGSMGSVVGEVLTRMAERARTEKVPLVVVTASGGARMQEGILSLMQMAKVSAALGRLAEARVPYVTVLTDPTTGGVTASFAMLGDVTFAEPKALIGFAGPRVIEQTIRQTLPEGFQRAEFLLDHGFIDVVVPRKELKAALANVLRLLAA, encoded by the coding sequence ATGGGGAAGGCGACCTCGCTCGGCGAGGGGCTCTTCCTCAAGTGCGACGGCTGCCGCGAGACCCTGTACGCCAAGGAGGTCGAGCGGAACCAGCGCGTCTGCCCGAAGTGCGGGTTCCACTTCCGCCTCCTGGTCGAGGAGCGGCTGAAGCTCCTCTTCGACGACGGGGTGTTCCAGCCCCTCTTCGGGGACCTCCGGGCGACCGACCCTCTCCGCTTCCGGGACACGAAGCGCTACCGCGATCGCCTTCGCAGCTACGAGGCGTCGGCGGGCCGGCCCGATGCCATCGCGGCCGGCGAGGGGAAGCTCGAGGGATCGAGAGTCCTGGTGGCAGCCCTCGACTACGCCTTCATGGGAGGGTCGATGGGCTCGGTGGTCGGCGAGGTGCTGACGCGCATGGCCGAACGGGCGCGCACGGAGAAGGTCCCTCTCGTCGTCGTCACCGCCTCGGGTGGAGCGCGGATGCAGGAGGGGATTCTCTCTCTCATGCAGATGGCGAAGGTCTCGGCGGCCCTCGGCCGCCTCGCCGAGGCGCGTGTCCCCTACGTCACGGTCCTGACCGATCCGACGACGGGCGGCGTCACCGCCTCCTTCGCGATGCTCGGCGACGTGACGTTCGCCGAGCCGAAGGCGCTGATCGGTTTCGCCGGTCCGCGCGTCATCGAGCAGACGATCCGCCAGACCCTCCCGGAAGGCTTCCAGCGCGCGGAGTTCCTCCTCGACCACGGCTTCATCGACGTCGTCGTCCCACGCAAGGAGCTGAAGGCGGCGCTCGCGAACGTTCTCCGGCTCCTGGCCGCGTGA
- the rpiB gene encoding ribose 5-phosphate isomerase B, which yields MRIAFGADHAGFELKELLARRAGELGHEVVDLGTLSTVSVDYPDFGFAVGRAVSAGQAERGVVVCGTGIGISIAVNRVRGARAGVATDLYSAQLMREHNDANVLALGARITAIPLAMAILDTFLTTPFAGGRHQKRVDKLDDAPPRAEGDHR from the coding sequence ATGCGCATCGCCTTCGGCGCCGACCACGCGGGCTTCGAGCTGAAGGAGCTCCTCGCCCGCCGCGCGGGCGAGCTCGGGCACGAGGTCGTCGATCTCGGCACCCTCTCCACCGTCTCCGTCGACTACCCCGACTTCGGCTTCGCCGTCGGCCGCGCCGTCTCGGCAGGGCAGGCGGAGCGCGGCGTCGTCGTGTGCGGCACCGGCATCGGCATCTCGATCGCCGTCAACCGGGTGCGGGGCGCGCGGGCGGGCGTGGCGACCGACCTCTACTCGGCGCAGCTCATGCGCGAGCACAACGATGCGAACGTCCTCGCCCTGGGCGCGCGCATCACCGCCATCCCCCTCGCGATGGCGATCCTCGACACCTTCCTCACGACACCGTTCGCCGGCGGGCGCCACCAGAAGCGCGTCGACAAGCTCGACGACGCCCCGCCGCGCGCCGAAGGAGACCACCGATGA
- a CDS encoding ABC transporter substrate-binding protein, producing MRLPPGSLHGLALALLVVTMPTVAAGPQRVVALAPSAAEIIYALGAAERVVGVSDFAADLAESKGKARLGGFSPDLERIAALRPDLAVVSRDGTDRRAADRLASLGIRVVVTDADSLAGVFEDIRTVGEALGTTVAADRLVSSLERRAGAAEARSRARKGSERPSALALIWPDPPVVAGPATFIGDLLLRAGVDNVVPRSAGQWPRVSHETLVSWSPRVLVRPETIENGAAFKAAFAPGSRWHLLPAVRDGRVVVLPGAWLERPGPRLVDALEALVEKLRELGP from the coding sequence GTGCGCCTTCCGCCCGGCTCTCTCCACGGGCTCGCGCTCGCGCTCCTCGTGGTCACGATGCCCACCGTGGCCGCAGGGCCGCAGCGCGTCGTCGCGCTGGCACCGTCGGCGGCCGAGATCATCTATGCCCTTGGAGCGGCGGAGAGGGTCGTCGGGGTATCGGATTTCGCGGCGGATCTGGCGGAGTCGAAAGGGAAAGCCAGGCTCGGGGGCTTCTCCCCCGATCTCGAGCGGATCGCGGCCCTTCGGCCCGACCTCGCCGTCGTGTCCCGGGACGGGACCGACCGGCGCGCAGCGGATCGTCTCGCCTCGCTCGGCATACGCGTGGTCGTGACCGACGCCGATTCTCTCGCCGGGGTCTTCGAGGACATCCGGACGGTCGGGGAGGCCCTCGGAACGACCGTCGCGGCGGATCGCCTGGTGTCCTCGCTGGAGCGCCGTGCCGGAGCGGCCGAAGCCCGCTCGCGAGCCCGGAAGGGCAGCGAGCGTCCGAGCGCCCTCGCGTTGATCTGGCCGGACCCCCCGGTCGTCGCGGGTCCCGCGACCTTCATCGGGGACCTCCTTCTCCGGGCGGGGGTCGACAACGTCGTTCCGAGGTCCGCCGGACAATGGCCCCGCGTCTCGCACGAGACGCTCGTCTCGTGGAGCCCGCGCGTCCTCGTCCGCCCCGAGACCATCGAGAATGGAGCCGCCTTCAAGGCGGCCTTTGCACCGGGGAGCCGGTGGCATCTCCTTCCGGCGGTGCGCGACGGCCGCGTCGTCGTCCTTCCCGGGGCGTGGCTCGAGCGCCCGGGTCCGAGACTCGTCGACGCCCTGGAAGCGCTCGTCGAGAAGCTCCGGGAGCTCGGGCCGTGA
- the elbB gene encoding isoprenoid biosynthesis glyoxalase ElbB codes for MKPKVGVLLSGCGVYDGAEIHESVLTLLALDRAGAEAVCLAPDIAQKHVVNHLTGQPAEGETRNVLVEAARIARGKVKSLSGFDPSMLDALLLPGGFGAAKNLCDFAFRGADCEVHPEVARVVGAVHGAGKPIGALCIAPVLLARLLGSGKPKLTIGTDSGTARAIGKMGGEHVSCGGGQAVVDEENLLVTTPAYMLDSPISEVSAGIEKLVTELLRMARG; via the coding sequence ATGAAGCCGAAAGTCGGAGTTCTCCTCTCGGGCTGCGGCGTCTACGACGGCGCCGAGATCCACGAGTCGGTCCTGACGCTCCTGGCCCTCGACCGGGCCGGGGCCGAGGCCGTCTGCCTCGCCCCCGACATCGCGCAGAAGCACGTCGTGAACCACTTGACGGGGCAGCCCGCCGAGGGGGAAACGCGGAACGTCCTCGTCGAGGCCGCGCGGATCGCACGCGGAAAGGTGAAGAGCCTCTCCGGCTTCGACCCTTCGATGCTCGACGCCCTCCTCCTGCCCGGGGGCTTCGGCGCCGCCAAGAACCTCTGTGACTTCGCGTTCCGCGGGGCCGACTGCGAGGTCCACCCCGAGGTCGCGCGTGTCGTGGGGGCCGTCCACGGCGCGGGCAAGCCCATCGGCGCCCTCTGCATCGCCCCGGTCCTGCTGGCCAGGCTCCTCGGCAGCGGGAAGCCGAAGCTGACGATCGGGACTGACTCCGGAACGGCCAGGGCGATCGGAAAGATGGGGGGAGAGCACGTCTCCTGCGGCGGCGGCCAGGCCGTCGTCGACGAGGAGAACCTCCTCGTCACGACCCCGGCCTACATGCTCGACAGCCCGATCTCCGAGGTGTCGGCCGGCATCGAGAAGCTCGTCACCGAGCTCCTCCGGATGGCCCGGGGCTGA
- a CDS encoding ABC transporter ATP-binding protein codes for MTPLALSGAFAGYARGLDVLCGVTLAFGAGRLVALLGENGSGKSTLLKVLAGLLVPTRGEVLLDGVPLGSVLRRTAARAIGYLPQGFEPFFPATALDVVLLGRTPFLGPFSTPGRADVDVARAALQEVDAAGLEERDVRSLSGGERQRVYLARVLAGEPRVLLLDEPTASLDPRHRFLVLDVLRRRAATGVTCVFSTHEVDLAARAADDAVLLARGTVLASGPVRESVTENSLSQLFGVPACVTPLADGTPLVTLGTPPGGLPAGRG; via the coding sequence CTGACGCCCCTCGCCCTTTCGGGCGCCTTCGCCGGATACGCCCGGGGGCTCGACGTCCTCTGCGGCGTCACGCTCGCGTTCGGCGCAGGGCGCCTCGTCGCGCTCCTGGGTGAGAACGGCTCGGGAAAGTCGACGCTCCTGAAGGTCCTCGCGGGCCTCCTCGTCCCCACCCGCGGCGAGGTTCTCCTCGATGGGGTGCCGCTGGGAAGCGTCCTCCGCCGGACGGCGGCCCGCGCCATCGGGTACCTTCCGCAGGGGTTCGAGCCGTTCTTTCCGGCGACCGCGCTCGACGTCGTCCTGCTCGGACGCACCCCCTTCCTCGGTCCGTTTTCCACGCCCGGCCGAGCGGACGTCGACGTCGCCCGGGCGGCGCTTCAGGAGGTCGACGCCGCGGGACTCGAGGAGCGCGACGTGCGGAGCCTCTCCGGAGGCGAACGGCAGCGGGTCTACCTCGCCCGCGTCCTGGCGGGGGAGCCGCGCGTCCTCCTCCTCGACGAACCGACGGCGAGCCTCGACCCGCGCCACCGCTTCCTCGTCCTCGACGTCCTCAGGCGCCGGGCCGCGACGGGAGTCACGTGCGTCTTCTCGACCCACGAGGTCGATCTCGCCGCCCGGGCGGCCGACGACGCCGTCCTCCTGGCGCGAGGCACGGTCCTCGCCTCGGGCCCGGTTCGCGAGAGCGTCACGGAAAACTCGCTCTCGCAGCTCTTCGGCGTCCCGGCCTGCGTCACGCCGCTCGCCGACGGCACGCCCCTCGTGACGCTCGGAACCCCGCCGGGCGGCCTCCCTGCCGGGAGAGGGTAA
- the dgt gene encoding dNTP triphosphohydrolase produces the protein MAAGKPGGAVAYTKGELEAFEDARLAIYASRAASSARRRRNAPEADGSDYRTEFQRDRDRIVHSKAFRRLKHKTQVFIPFEGDHYRTRLTHTLEVTQVARTVARTLGLNEDLAEACALAHDLGHTPFGHSGEKALNRILTGGEPAVALSPKAVAGVGAFKHNYQSVRVVDLLEKRYEEPGLNLTDETREGILKHTTWKRDFPFPVLDPEGLHLGSGCHLEGQAVGWADEIAQQAHDLEDGLGLVGIGKAEEIPLAREIVAGLGARWRDASDPAVQKALLIRGLIHHLVTDLIVASRGAIEKWLTAQKVTTPAEFAAHRRKLPGSLVAPSRDGEKRYLELKEFVYRHIIHSQAVSQHDSRAQLVVNRLFDAYAKNPRLLPDAVLARVAELSGLPFLREIPLKKVEAVIAGRWREEPAVLRCIADHIAGMTDSYALGEYDALFAPYPRRPAGTPAG, from the coding sequence ATGGCCGCAGGCAAGCCCGGGGGGGCCGTCGCGTACACGAAAGGGGAGCTGGAGGCGTTCGAGGACGCGCGGCTCGCGATCTACGCCTCGCGTGCCGCCTCCTCGGCCCGCCGCCGCCGGAACGCACCCGAGGCCGACGGAAGCGACTACAGGACCGAGTTCCAGCGCGACCGGGACCGGATCGTCCACTCCAAGGCCTTCCGCCGGCTCAAGCACAAGACCCAGGTCTTCATCCCGTTCGAGGGGGACCACTACCGGACGCGCCTGACGCACACCCTCGAGGTGACGCAGGTGGCGAGGACGGTCGCCCGGACTCTCGGCCTGAACGAGGACCTCGCCGAGGCGTGCGCCCTCGCGCACGACCTCGGTCACACCCCGTTCGGCCATTCCGGGGAGAAGGCGCTGAACCGGATCCTGACGGGCGGAGAGCCGGCCGTGGCGCTCTCGCCGAAGGCCGTCGCGGGCGTCGGCGCCTTCAAGCACAACTACCAGTCGGTCCGCGTCGTCGACCTCCTGGAGAAGCGGTACGAGGAGCCGGGCCTCAACCTGACGGACGAGACGCGCGAGGGGATCCTCAAGCACACGACCTGGAAGCGCGATTTCCCGTTTCCGGTCCTCGATCCCGAGGGTCTGCATCTCGGCTCGGGCTGCCACCTGGAAGGGCAGGCCGTCGGCTGGGCCGACGAGATCGCCCAGCAGGCGCACGACCTCGAGGACGGCCTCGGCCTCGTCGGCATCGGCAAGGCGGAGGAGATCCCGCTCGCGCGGGAGATCGTGGCGGGGCTCGGCGCCCGCTGGCGGGACGCCTCCGACCCGGCGGTCCAGAAGGCGCTTCTCATCCGGGGCCTGATCCACCACCTCGTCACCGACCTCATCGTCGCCTCGCGCGGGGCGATCGAGAAATGGCTCACCGCGCAGAAAGTGACGACGCCGGCGGAGTTCGCCGCCCACAGGCGGAAGCTCCCCGGCTCCCTCGTCGCCCCCTCGCGCGACGGGGAGAAGCGGTACCTCGAGCTGAAGGAGTTCGTCTACCGCCACATCATCCACAGCCAGGCGGTCTCCCAGCACGACTCGCGGGCGCAGCTCGTCGTGAACCGCCTCTTCGACGCCTACGCGAAGAACCCCCGCCTCCTCCCCGACGCCGTCCTCGCGCGCGTGGCCGAGCTCTCGGGCCTCCCGTTCCTCAGGGAGATCCCCCTGAAGAAGGTGGAAGCCGTGATCGCCGGCCGCTGGCGCGAGGAGCCCGCCGTCCTGCGTTGCATTGCCGATCACATCGCCGGGATGACCGACAGCTACGCCCTCGGCGAGTACGACGCCCTCTTTGCCCCCTACCCGCGGCGACCCGCGGGGACGCCGGCGGGTTAG
- a CDS encoding bifunctional folylpolyglutamate synthase/dihydrofolate synthase, protein MIRPGLARTRALLAALGNPQASFRTLLVGGTNGKGSTAAAAASILEAAGLRVGMTTSPHLVHVNERVRLCGRDVTDAQLDAALRLVASVSGEGGLRPTYFEALVVAACELFRRARVSVAVVEVGIGGRLDATNVLDPEVSVVTNVAEDHLETLGPSLADVAREKAGIFRRGQPALTAAAGEGLAILRVEAGRMGARLLEIPPSRAWDDVSPLAGAHQRSNLALAVAAARAFAPLDDATVRRGIAAIRWPGRLQTILRPGLRPLLVDGAHNPAGAAALAAHLDVAGLAGRIDLVFGVLGDKAFGEMFAPLAARARRVVLVAPASPRAIPPDALAARLGQPELPRAASLADALAGLEGGGGDAPILVAGSLVLAGEALALVEPREP, encoded by the coding sequence ATGATCCGGCCCGGCCTCGCCCGCACGCGGGCCCTTCTGGCGGCGCTCGGGAACCCGCAGGCGTCGTTCAGGACCCTCCTCGTCGGCGGGACGAACGGCAAGGGGTCCACGGCGGCAGCCGCCGCGTCGATTCTCGAGGCGGCGGGACTGCGCGTCGGCATGACGACCTCGCCGCACCTCGTCCACGTGAACGAACGGGTTCGCCTCTGCGGCCGCGACGTCACCGACGCCCAGCTCGACGCGGCCCTCCGGCTCGTGGCCTCGGTGTCGGGCGAGGGCGGCCTCAGGCCCACCTATTTCGAGGCGCTCGTCGTTGCCGCGTGCGAGCTCTTCCGGCGCGCCCGCGTCTCGGTGGCCGTCGTCGAGGTGGGGATCGGCGGGCGGCTCGACGCCACGAACGTCCTCGACCCCGAGGTGTCCGTCGTCACGAACGTCGCGGAGGACCACCTCGAGACGCTCGGCCCGTCGCTCGCGGACGTGGCGCGCGAAAAGGCGGGGATCTTCCGACGGGGCCAGCCGGCGCTCACGGCGGCGGCGGGCGAGGGGCTCGCCATCCTCCGCGTCGAGGCGGGTCGGATGGGCGCGCGACTCCTCGAGATCCCTCCGTCGCGCGCGTGGGACGACGTGTCGCCGCTCGCCGGCGCACACCAGCGCTCGAACCTCGCCCTGGCCGTCGCCGCGGCGCGGGCGTTCGCGCCGCTCGACGACGCCACCGTCCGACGCGGCATCGCCGCGATCCGCTGGCCGGGGCGGCTCCAGACCATCCTTCGCCCGGGGCTTCGCCCGCTCCTGGTCGACGGCGCCCACAACCCGGCGGGAGCCGCCGCTCTCGCCGCCCACCTCGACGTTGCCGGCCTCGCGGGGCGGATCGACCTCGTCTTCGGCGTTCTCGGCGACAAGGCCTTCGGGGAGATGTTCGCGCCGCTGGCCGCGCGTGCACGCCGGGTCGTCCTCGTCGCGCCCGCCTCGCCCCGCGCGATCCCGCCGGACGCCCTCGCGGCCCGCCTCGGGCAGCCGGAGCTTCCCCGCGCCGCCTCGCTCGCGGACGCCCTGGCGGGCCTCGAGGGCGGCGGGGGAGACGCCCCTATACTCGTTGCCGGGTCGCTCGTCCTCGCCGGCGAGGCCCTGGCGCTCGTCGAGCCCCGGGAGCCCTGA
- a CDS encoding glycosyltransferase, translating to MSDTGALEGPRYPWKEIPGSSHDVLLSRINALGEGLAVLDVGFGAGHLARRIRSRCRYLAGIELDPDAAREGAGFFDEPVVDDVVSGLGGPWREPFDVVVAGDILEHLPEPGLALARFRPLLKPGGLLLVSLPNVANVTVRFGLLFGRFPLSDRGILDRTHLRFFTRRTGRELLERHGFAVIGETPTAMPFELALPALGRPPLAGPARTAARLLAAAWPGMFGYQIVYEARLAVMTFPALSLVIPAYNEEKRLPVALARIADWLGSRTPALPSEVIVVDDGSSDRTAATAEKTAAGLGLTFRVIRLPQNRGKGAAVRAGVLAASGEHVLVTDADLSTPIEEVDKLLAAGAPVAIGSRGVDATLVKERQSLFRVASGKLFNLLVRLLVVSGIRDTQCGFKLFSRDAAGEVFSRATVDRFAFDVEALLLARRLGYRIAEVPVLWFNSPDTRVGLGGGLEAFAALFRIRWRVSRTMRARPAPPQG from the coding sequence GTGAGCGACACGGGAGCGCTGGAAGGTCCGCGGTACCCGTGGAAGGAGATCCCGGGCTCGTCCCACGACGTCCTTCTCTCGAGGATCAACGCGCTCGGAGAAGGCCTCGCCGTGCTCGACGTGGGCTTCGGAGCGGGACATCTCGCACGGAGGATTCGTTCCCGCTGCCGCTACCTCGCCGGAATCGAGCTGGATCCCGACGCCGCCAGGGAAGGGGCCGGCTTCTTCGACGAACCCGTCGTCGACGACGTCGTCTCCGGTCTCGGCGGGCCCTGGAGGGAGCCCTTCGACGTCGTCGTCGCGGGAGACATCCTGGAGCACCTTCCCGAGCCGGGGCTCGCGCTCGCACGCTTCCGTCCACTCCTCAAGCCCGGGGGGCTCCTCCTCGTGTCGCTTCCGAACGTCGCGAACGTCACCGTCCGGTTCGGGCTCCTCTTCGGACGGTTTCCGCTTTCGGACCGCGGCATCCTCGACCGGACCCACCTGCGCTTCTTCACCCGCCGGACCGGCCGGGAGCTCCTCGAGCGGCACGGCTTCGCCGTTATCGGAGAGACTCCGACAGCGATGCCATTCGAGCTGGCCCTGCCCGCGCTCGGCAGACCCCCGCTCGCCGGTCCGGCCCGGACCGCCGCGAGGCTCCTCGCGGCCGCCTGGCCGGGGATGTTCGGATACCAGATCGTCTACGAAGCGAGGCTCGCCGTGATGACGTTCCCGGCCCTCTCTCTCGTCATTCCCGCCTACAACGAGGAGAAGCGGCTTCCCGTCGCCCTCGCGCGGATCGCCGACTGGCTCGGGTCCCGTACGCCGGCTCTGCCGTCCGAGGTCATCGTCGTCGACGACGGCTCCTCGGACCGGACGGCCGCGACGGCAGAAAAGACCGCAGCCGGCCTCGGACTCACCTTCCGCGTGATCCGCCTGCCCCAGAACCGCGGAAAGGGGGCCGCCGTCCGGGCCGGCGTTCTCGCGGCCTCAGGCGAGCACGTCCTCGTGACCGACGCCGACCTTTCGACGCCCATCGAGGAGGTCGACAAGCTCCTGGCGGCGGGCGCGCCGGTGGCCATCGGCTCCCGGGGCGTCGACGCGACCCTCGTGAAGGAACGGCAGTCGCTCTTCCGGGTTGCGAGCGGAAAGCTCTTCAACCTCCTCGTCCGGCTCCTCGTCGTCTCCGGCATCCGCGATACCCAGTGCGGCTTCAAGCTCTTCAGCCGGGACGCGGCCGGGGAAGTCTTCTCGCGCGCCACCGTCGATCGATTCGCGTTCGACGTCGAGGCGCTCCTGCTCGCAAGACGCCTCGGCTACCGGATCGCGGAGGTCCCGGTCCTCTGGTTCAACTCCCCGGACACCCGCGTCGGTCTCGGCGGAGGGCTGGAGGCGTTCGCCGCCCTCTTCCGGATCCGCTGGCGCGTCTCCCGGACGATGCGCGCGAGGCCGGCCCCTCCGCAGGGCTGA